One part of the Haliotis asinina isolate JCU_RB_2024 chromosome 2, JCU_Hal_asi_v2, whole genome shotgun sequence genome encodes these proteins:
- the LOC137273610 gene encoding aromatic-L-amino-acid decarboxylase-like: protein MDAEEFRKRGREMIDYVADYLETIRKRRPFPEVSPGYLRELVPDEAPESPEKWEDLFKDIERVIMPGVTHWHSPQFHAYYPTANSYPAILGDVLSDAIGCIGFTWASSPACTELEVVMMDWLAKMLHLPDEFLFSSGGLGGGVIQGTASESTLVALLSARTMFINNIKKENPQMETESIMSKLIAYTSDQSHSSVERAGLIGSVLMRKLESDEKGALRRHTLEAAIREDKAKGLIPFFLCATLGTTPSCAFDNIPELGPLCKQDGIWLHIDAAYAGSAFICPEFRPLLNGVEFAMSFNFNAHKWLQVNFDCSAMWIKDKRLVSEAFDVDPLYLKHENQGKMPDYRHWHIPLGRRFRSLKVWFVLRMYGVKGLQDIIRKDVQLAHEFESFVRADSRFEVVQDVVLALVCFRLKGENSINEKLLKAINDDGRIHLVPSQMRKTYFLRFAVCASRTTSDDVKLAWSVITELATKLQK from the exons ATGGACGCCGAAGAGTTCCGAAAGCGAGGTCGTGAGATGATCGACTATGTTGCCGACTATTTGGAGACAATCCGGAAACGGCGTCCTTTCCCGGAAGTGAGCCCTGGTTACCTTCGGGAGCTTGTGCCAGACGAAGCTCCAGAGAGTCCGGAGAAATGGGAGGACCTGTTCAAGGACATAGAACGTGTTATTATGCCAGGG GTGACCCACTGGCATAGTCCCCAGTTCCATGCCTATTACCCCACAGCCAACTCCTACCCTGCCATCCTGGGAGATGTACTGTCTGATGCCATCGGATGTATCGGCTTCACATGG GCATCCAGCCCGGCCTGCACAGAGCTGGAGGTGGTCATGATGGACTGGTTGGCCAAGATGCTGCATCTGCCAGATGAGTTCCTCTTTAGCTCAGGGGGGCTGGGAGGCGGAGTGATACAG GGTACAGCAAGTGAGTCGACGCTGGTTGCCCTGTTGTCTGCACGGACCATGTTCATCAACAACATTAAGAAGGAGAACCCGCAGATGGAAACTGAGAGCATCATGTCCAAACTCATTGCCTACACGTCTGATCAG TCACACTCATCGGTGGAGCGGGCAGGCCTGATTGGATCGGTGTTGATGAGGAAGTTGGAGTCGGATGAGAAAGGGGCACTTAGGCGCCACACACTGGAGGCGGCCATCAGAGAAGACAAAGCCAAGGGACTTATTCCCTTTTTT CTGTGTGCTACTCTGGGAACCACCCCATCATGTGCTTTTGACAACATTCCTGAACTTGGCCCCTTGT GTAAACAAGATGGAATCTGGCTGCACATTGATGCAGCATATGCTGGGAGTGCGTTCATCTGTCCAGAGTTCCGACCACTACTGAATGGGGTTGAG TTTGCCATGTCTTTCAACTTTAATGCTCACAAGTGGCTGCAAGTGAACTTTGATTGCTCAGCCATGTG GATAAAAGACAAGAGATTAGTCAGTGAAGCATTTGATGTTGATCCCTTGTACCTGAAGCATGAAAATCAGGGGAAGATGCCAGACTACCGG CACTGGCACATTCCTTTGGGTCGGCGGTTCCGCTCTCTCAAAGTGTGGTTTGTCCTCCGGATGTATGGCGTGAAGGGTCTCCAGGACATTATCAGGAAG GATGTGCAGCTGGCCCACGAGTTTGAGTCATTTGTGAGAGCAGACAGCAGATTTGAGGTTGTCCAGGACGTGGTGTTGGCGTTGGTCTGCTTCAGACTCAAG GGAGAGAACTCAATCAATGAAAAGTTGCTGAAAGCCATCAACGATGATGGACGTATACATCTTGTCCCCTCCCAGATGAGGAAGACATACTTCCTGAGATTTGCTGTGTGTGCATCCCGAACGACCTCAGATGATGTCAAGTTGGCATGgagtgtcatcactgaattgGCTACAAAACTGCAAAAATGA